Proteins encoded together in one Alteribacter keqinensis window:
- a CDS encoding DUF350 domain-containing protein: METLFEHDFLYTAGIYSVVVMAIVVFLAVFEMVTRYKTWDEIQNGNVAVAMATGGKIFGVANVFRYSVEANDTVFTMLAWGVYGFVLLLFVYFIFEFLTPKFKVDAELKNGNRAVGLISLILSIALSYVIGASIRS; the protein is encoded by the coding sequence ATGGAAACGTTATTTGAACATGATTTCCTTTACACAGCAGGTATCTACAGTGTGGTTGTAATGGCAATTGTGGTTTTTCTGGCTGTGTTTGAAATGGTAACCCGTTATAAAACATGGGATGAGATTCAAAATGGAAACGTCGCTGTTGCGATGGCAACAGGAGGTAAGATTTTCGGTGTGGCTAATGTGTTCCGCTACTCAGTCGAAGCCAACGATACGGTCTTTACGATGCTGGCCTGGGGAGTTTACGGTTTTGTTCTCTTATTGTTTGTTTACTTCATTTTTGAGTTTCTTACCCCAAAGTTTAAGGTTGATGCAGAACTGAAAAACGGAAATCGTGCAGTCGGTCTTATCTCATTGATTTTATCCATTGCATTATCGTACGTCATAGGAGCCAGCATTCGCTCGTAA